The Vicia villosa cultivar HV-30 ecotype Madison, WI linkage group LG1, Vvil1.0, whole genome shotgun sequence genome includes a region encoding these proteins:
- the LOC131600271 gene encoding uncharacterized protein LOC131600271, translated as MEFKFRAIDNNVPPPTTSHSPSPVTYLPDQSLQRDAGFSGFGMQLSNEAALRREIEKEQIRREIRRRIELEEEVRRELAMEKELGISIHRPLMTIPGLMSHWSNSAVMNPAAAVAHIDASQPPSILPTAEINPLPEISDDKDKVIVLDKPDPDLFNAKRKATAPPDSEIEPPAFSLKKKPKEQWSCALCEIKATSESGLNAHLNGKKHKAREAGQNRKIARNKKSEKNVKAVETVVTTTNSVVDAEKDQQLLQPCTSLEVMNETAADKGVEESTKEEQLVKTVAVADNDASATESKNEKFVEMMVGKNITELENEEQLAETIADNSVMWKVKPINENDIVEMMVNNDVIKFENGGLLVEKSQNVGSFESKKDVVMEEAEKISVSKNDAATMEEAEKISVSKKDAAMEEAGKISVSKKDAAMEEVEKISVSNKDAAMEEAEKISVSNKDAAMEEAEKISVSKNDAAMEEAEKISVSKNDAAMEEAEKISVSKKDAAMEEAEKISALTKKTKVEPLWCEICQINTFSKAVMEGHVKGKKHIKKMKKFGQNNASPPSSSSVSQKAPSLIKDAETVNKETG; from the exons ATGGAATTCAAATTCCGTGCCATCGACAACAACGTACCACCACCAACCACGTCGCATTCTCCTTCCCCAGTCACATATCTCCCTGATCAATCACTTCAAC ggGACGCAGGTTTTTCTGGCTTCGGAATGCAGTTATCCAACGAGGCGGCACTGCGACGTGAGATTGAGAAGGAGCAAATCCGCAGGGAGATTAGGCGGCGGATTGAGTTGGAGGAGGAAGTGAGAAGGGAACTTGCAATGGAGAAAGAATTGGGGATTTCAATACACAGGCCGCTGATGACTATTCCAGGACTAATGTCTCATTGGTCCAATTCTGCTGTGATGAACCCTGCTGCTGCTGTTGCTCATATCGACGCGTCGCAACCACCGTCGATTTTGCCCACTGCTGAAATCAACCCTCTTCCCGAGATCAGTGATGACAAGGACAAAGTTATTGTGTTG GATAAGCCAGATCCCGATCTCTTTAATGCAAAGCGAAAAGCAACGGCGCCTCCTGATTCTGAAATTGAACCTCCTGCATTTAGTTTGAAGAAAAAACCAAAGGAGCAGTGGAGTTGTGCACTGTGTGAGATTAAAGCCACAAGTGAGAGTGgcttgaatgctcatttgaacgGTAAGAAGCACAAGGCCAGAGAAGCAGGACAGAATAGGAAGATTGCGAGAAACAAAAAAAGTGAGAAAAATGTGAAGGCTGTTGAAACTGTTGTTACTACCACAAACTCAGTGGTTGATGCAGAAAAAGATCAACAACTTCTTCAACCTTGCACATCCTTGGAAGTCATGAATGAGACTGCTGCCGATAAGGGTGTCGAAGAAAGTACAAAAGAGGAGCAGCTTGTGAAGACGGTGGCTGTGGCTGATAATGATGCAAGTGCAACAGAATCAAAAAATGAGAAATTTGTGGAGATGATGGTTGGTAAAAATATAACTGAATTGGAAAATGAAGAGCAGCTTGCGGAAACAATAGCTGATAATAGTGTAATGTGGAAAGTAAAACCCATAAATGAGAATGACATTGTGGAGATGATGGTCAATAATGAtgttataaaatttgaaaatggAGGGCTGCTTGTGGAGAAAAGCCAAAATGTAGGTTCTTTCGAGAGTAAAAAAGATGTTGTAATGGAGGAAGCGGAGAAGATAAGTGTCTCCAAAAACGATGCTGCAACAATGGAGGAAGCAGAGAAGATAAGTGTCTCCAAAAAAGATGCTGCAATGGAGGAAGCGGGGAAGATAAGTGTCTCCAAAAAAGATGCTGCAATGGAGGAAGTGGAGAAGATAAGTGTCTCCAATAAAGATGCTGCAATGGAGGAAGCGGAGAAGATAAGTGTCTCCAATAAAGATGCTGCAATGGAGGAAGCGGAGAAGATAAGTGTCTCCAAAAATGATGCTGCAATGGAGGAAGCGGAGAAGATAAGTGTCTCCAAAAATGATGCTGCAATGGAGGAAGCGGAGAAGATAAGTGTCTCTAAAAAAGATGCTGCAATGGAGGAAGCGGAGAAGATAAGTGCATTAACAAAAAAGACAAAGGTTGAACCTTTGTGGTGCGAGATTTGTCAAATTAACACTTTCTCAAAAGCTGTGATGGAAGGTCATGTGAAAGGGAAAAAGcacataaagaaaatgaagaagtttgGACAAAACAATGCAAGTCCCCCATCCTCATCTTCTGTATCACAAAAAGCTCCTAGCTTGATCAAAGATGCAGAAACTGTCAACAAAGAAACAGGCTAA